In Solidesulfovibrio sp., the following proteins share a genomic window:
- a CDS encoding nitroreductase family protein codes for MDFKAVMAARRAVNFFDPDRDVPQADLEAILETAVRAPSSFNLQPWKVAVLRDPARKARLRELAWNQPKVTEAPVVLLFLADRQAWAMYEPSFERQFSYLMESGRYKPEERAAFAGAVESLYGGTPEKSLAFAVKNTAFLAMTVMYAAADAGYVTHPMDGFDHDGVRAAFGIPDRFWIPLLMAVGHLKPGATVAPPKWRFAPDDILYTLPE; via the coding sequence ATGGACTTCAAGGCTGTCATGGCGGCCCGCCGGGCCGTCAATTTCTTCGATCCCGACCGCGACGTGCCCCAGGCCGACCTGGAGGCGATACTCGAGACCGCCGTGCGTGCCCCGTCGAGCTTCAACCTCCAGCCCTGGAAGGTGGCCGTGCTGCGCGACCCGGCCCGCAAAGCCAGGCTGCGCGAGCTGGCCTGGAACCAGCCCAAGGTCACCGAGGCCCCGGTGGTCCTGCTGTTTCTGGCCGACAGGCAAGCCTGGGCGATGTACGAGCCGTCCTTCGAGCGCCAGTTTTCCTACCTCATGGAGTCGGGCCGCTACAAGCCGGAAGAACGCGCCGCCTTCGCCGGCGCGGTGGAAAGCCTCTACGGCGGGACCCCGGAAAAATCCCTGGCCTTCGCCGTGAAAAACACCGCTTTCCTGGCCATGACCGTCATGTACGCCGCCGCCGACGCCGGCTACGTCACCCACCCCATGGACGGCTTCGACCACGACGGCGTGCGGGCCGCCTTTGGCATTCCCGATCGGTTCTGGATTCCCCTGCTCATGGCCGTGGGCCACCTCAAGCCGGGCGCGACCGTGGCGCCGCCCAAATGGCGCTTCGCTCCCGACGATATCCTTTATACCCTGCCCGAATAG
- a CDS encoding YceI family protein, which produces MRYLPATILLAGLLWAPCTAQAQAPNSLLLGSPAQATEPADKPAEAAGPVVDGATLDPAHTSAVFWIRHVIAPVAGRFDAVAGSVDIPPGNPAKGRVAFTVQTKSVDTGVAARDKHLNTPDFLDTAAYPEMRFASERVSPLRRNLYAVTGKLTIKDVTKTVTIPVRYLGTKPHPMMPCVDASGYEAVYSLNRLEYHVGTGKFFKMGAVGDTVDMRLAGETLRKRPGCVEGK; this is translated from the coding sequence ATGCGCTATCTTCCCGCGACGATCCTGCTGGCCGGCCTCCTGTGGGCTCCGTGCACCGCCCAGGCCCAGGCCCCCAATTCCCTGCTCCTCGGTTCGCCGGCCCAGGCCACCGAACCGGCGGACAAGCCGGCCGAAGCCGCCGGCCCCGTCGTCGACGGCGCCACCCTGGACCCGGCCCATACCTCCGCCGTGTTCTGGATACGCCACGTCATCGCCCCGGTGGCCGGCCGGTTCGATGCCGTGGCCGGCAGCGTCGACATCCCCCCCGGCAATCCGGCCAAGGGCCGCGTGGCCTTCACCGTGCAGACCAAAAGCGTGGATACCGGCGTGGCCGCCCGCGACAAGCACCTCAACACGCCGGATTTCCTGGATACCGCCGCGTATCCGGAAATGCGGTTCGCCAGTGAACGCGTGAGCCCGCTTCGCCGCAACCTCTATGCCGTCACCGGCAAGCTCACCATCAAGGACGTGACGAAGACCGTCACCATCCCGGTCAGATACCTGGGCACCAAGCCCCATCCCATGATGCCCTGCGTGGACGCCTCGGGCTACGAGGCCGTCTATTCCCTCAACCGCCTGGAATACCACGTGGGCACGGGCAAGTTCTTCAAGATGGGCGCCGTCGGTGACACGGTCGACATGCGCCTGGCCGGCGAAACGTTGCGCAAGCGGCCGGGGTGCGTGGAGGGGAAGTAG
- a CDS encoding SpoIIE family protein phosphatase, whose translation MLRMAVGHAKCLDADCAARGAAASCRDQLGGAPPVGLLLFTGVGYDHNAILDVIEDVFPGVPLVGATSAGEMSAAAGVSDDSVLLVAFAGDGIGCLTGVARDFAAPGADPRRQAREAFEAVRGGLPGEVALGLAFPDGGRGGAQEFGQELAAAIGPKALLFGGLAGRHLADRRPLRQFFGREICIHAAPFLLLTGDIPVAFRLSRGWRPVGGLSRVTGVEGTVVHRIGEGTALDFYRHYLGPHAEPATELPLAIACEKHKDFILRAPAFYSEGDGSIQFPAGVPEGAMVQLAQADRPEMLADIREMAKSLGKEAAFGFTPAGALLFSCSTRKDILGTKAEEEITQLAAALPPGTPLAGFSCHGELSAAAPGLPLHLQSGSLVTVVLGGEPARAALPLGDGLPCPAGEVESLEREIRSLSRALARANASRERLEAQKDRSQALMRVINREINEARLEIQRKNELLRQALALAEEVQRNLLPQAAPGLPGFDIAGLSLYSDETGGDYFDFIHEPNEDKNRFGVIIGDVTGHGIAAALLMTTARAFLRMRSFQPGSLAAVIDDVNKLLCADLADSGRFMTLFYLAIDTEKKRLHWVRAGHDPIILYDAATGLAQDIPDKGGPPLGIVTEARYAENSAEGMKPGQVALLATDGLWEARNAAGEMFGKDRVRALLGRHHGEPAAALVDAVLAGLREFLGDAQPEDDVTLVAIKVLPDEEGTA comes from the coding sequence ATGTTGCGCATGGCTGTCGGGCACGCCAAATGCCTGGATGCCGACTGCGCCGCCCGTGGCGCGGCGGCCTCGTGCCGCGACCAGCTTGGCGGCGCGCCCCCCGTCGGATTGCTTCTGTTCACCGGCGTCGGCTACGATCACAACGCCATCCTGGACGTGATCGAAGACGTGTTTCCCGGCGTTCCCCTGGTCGGCGCCACCTCGGCCGGCGAGATGTCCGCCGCCGCCGGCGTCAGCGACGATTCGGTGCTACTGGTCGCCTTCGCCGGCGACGGCATCGGCTGCCTCACGGGCGTGGCCCGGGATTTCGCCGCGCCCGGGGCCGATCCCCGCCGGCAAGCCCGCGAGGCCTTCGAGGCCGTGCGCGGGGGACTCCCCGGCGAGGTCGCCCTCGGCCTGGCCTTCCCGGACGGCGGCCGGGGCGGCGCGCAGGAGTTCGGCCAGGAACTGGCCGCCGCCATCGGCCCGAAAGCCCTGCTGTTCGGCGGCCTGGCCGGCCGGCACCTGGCCGACCGGCGGCCGTTGCGCCAGTTTTTCGGCCGCGAGATCTGCATCCACGCCGCGCCCTTCCTGCTGCTTACCGGCGATATCCCGGTGGCCTTTCGCCTGTCGCGCGGCTGGCGGCCCGTGGGCGGCCTGTCCCGGGTGACCGGGGTCGAGGGCACCGTCGTGCACCGCATCGGCGAGGGCACGGCGCTCGATTTCTACCGCCACTACCTCGGCCCCCACGCCGAACCGGCCACGGAACTGCCCCTGGCCATCGCCTGCGAAAAGCACAAGGACTTCATCCTGCGCGCCCCGGCTTTCTACAGCGAGGGCGACGGCAGCATCCAGTTCCCGGCCGGCGTGCCCGAAGGGGCCATGGTCCAGCTGGCCCAGGCCGACCGCCCGGAAATGCTGGCCGACATCCGCGAGATGGCCAAAAGCCTGGGCAAGGAAGCGGCTTTCGGCTTCACGCCGGCCGGGGCGCTGCTTTTTTCCTGCTCCACGAGAAAGGACATCCTCGGCACCAAGGCCGAGGAGGAAATCACCCAACTCGCCGCCGCCCTACCGCCGGGCACGCCCCTGGCCGGCTTCTCCTGCCACGGCGAACTGAGCGCCGCCGCCCCGGGCCTGCCCCTGCACCTGCAAAGCGGCTCCCTGGTGACCGTGGTGCTCGGCGGCGAGCCGGCCAGGGCCGCCCTGCCCCTGGGCGACGGCCTGCCCTGCCCGGCCGGCGAGGTGGAAAGCCTGGAACGCGAAATCCGCTCGCTGTCCCGGGCGCTCGCCCGGGCCAACGCCTCGCGCGAGCGCCTGGAAGCCCAGAAGGACCGCTCCCAGGCCCTGATGCGGGTCATCAACCGGGAAATCAACGAGGCGCGCCTGGAGATCCAGCGCAAAAACGAGCTGCTGCGCCAGGCCCTGGCCCTGGCCGAGGAGGTCCAGCGCAACCTCCTGCCCCAAGCCGCCCCGGGCCTGCCCGGCTTCGACATCGCCGGCCTGAGCCTTTACAGCGACGAGACCGGCGGCGACTACTTCGATTTCATCCACGAACCCAACGAGGACAAAAACCGCTTCGGCGTCATCATCGGCGACGTCACCGGCCACGGCATCGCCGCCGCCCTGCTCATGACCACCGCCCGGGCCTTTCTGCGCATGCGCTCCTTCCAGCCGGGGTCGCTGGCCGCCGTCATCGACGACGTCAACAAGCTGCTGTGCGCCGACCTGGCCGACTCCGGCCGCTTCATGACGCTGTTCTACCTGGCCATCGACACCGAGAAAAAACGCCTGCACTGGGTGCGCGCCGGCCACGACCCCATCATCCTCTACGACGCGGCCACCGGCCTGGCCCAGGACATCCCGGACAAGGGCGGGCCGCCGCTGGGCATCGTCACCGAGGCCCGCTACGCCGAAAATTCCGCCGAGGGCATGAAGCCCGGCCAGGTGGCCCTGCTCGCCACCGACGGCCTGTGGGAAGCGCGAAACGCCGCTGGCGAGATGTTCGGCAAGGACCGCGTGCGGGCGCTGCTCGGCCGCCACCACGGGGAACCGGCGGCGGCTCTCGTCGACGCCGTGCTGGCCGGGTTGCGGGAGTTTCTCGGCGACGCGCAGCCGGAAGACGACGTGACGCTGGTGGCCATCAAGGTGCTGCCCGACGAGGAGGGCACGGCGTAA
- a CDS encoding SDR family NAD(P)-dependent oxidoreductase — translation MSGETPLSGKVALVTGASRGIGRGVALALARRGADVAVGYRGQAEAAREVVKAVTALGRRALALGADVSVESEVARLAAAVRETLGPADILVANAGVASPRSIDAVTGEDFAAALSVNLCSAFYCAQAVLPDMRRRGFGRLIFISSVAAQRGGIVGPHYAASKAGMHGLAHFYAAHLAREGITANVVAPALIATDMVSQNPVAKPDFLPVGRFGTVEETAAMVVALAENGYVTGQTVSVNGGWYMT, via the coding sequence ATGTCAGGGGAAACGCCCCTTTCCGGGAAAGTCGCCCTGGTCACCGGGGCCAGCCGGGGCATCGGCCGGGGTGTCGCCCTGGCCCTGGCCCGGCGCGGGGCGGACGTGGCCGTGGGCTACCGCGGCCAGGCCGAGGCCGCCCGAGAGGTGGTCAAGGCCGTAACGGCCCTGGGCCGGCGCGCCCTGGCCTTGGGGGCCGACGTGTCCGTGGAGTCGGAGGTGGCGCGCCTGGCCGCGGCCGTGCGCGAAACCCTCGGCCCGGCGGACATCCTGGTGGCCAACGCCGGGGTGGCCAGCCCGCGAAGCATCGACGCCGTCACGGGCGAGGATTTCGCCGCCGCCCTGTCCGTCAACCTCTGCTCGGCGTTTTACTGCGCCCAGGCCGTGCTGCCGGACATGCGCCGCCGGGGCTTCGGGCGCCTGATCTTCATCTCCTCCGTGGCCGCCCAGCGCGGCGGCATCGTCGGCCCCCACTACGCCGCCTCGAAAGCCGGCATGCACGGCCTGGCCCATTTCTACGCCGCCCACCTGGCCCGGGAAGGGATCACGGCCAATGTCGTCGCCCCGGCGCTCATCGCCACGGACATGGTTTCCCAAAACCCGGTGGCCAAGCCCGATTTCCTGCCCGTGGGCCGCTTCGGCACGGTGGAGGAGACCGCCGCCATGGTCGTGGCCCTGGCCGAAAACGGGTATGTCACCGGCCAGACCGTCTCGGTCAACGGCGGCTGGTACATGACCTGA
- a CDS encoding DsrE family protein yields MTTDTEAAVGLVVLWVSRDPEAARNMALMYARNSRLKGWWERVHLLVWGPSAEVLAGDPELQEEVADCQGAGVEVFACRACAERYGVAEALAGLGITVLYTGEAMTRYLKDGWKVLSV; encoded by the coding sequence ATGACCACGGATACCGAGGCGGCCGTCGGCCTGGTGGTGTTGTGGGTGAGCCGCGACCCCGAGGCCGCCCGCAACATGGCGCTGATGTACGCCAGAAACTCCCGGCTCAAGGGCTGGTGGGAGCGGGTGCACCTGCTCGTCTGGGGCCCTTCGGCCGAAGTCCTGGCCGGGGACCCGGAGCTTCAGGAAGAGGTGGCCGACTGCCAGGGCGCCGGTGTCGAGGTCTTCGCCTGCCGGGCCTGCGCCGAGCGCTACGGCGTGGCCGAAGCCTTGGCCGGCCTCGGCATCACGGTGCTCTATACGGGCGAAGCCATGACCCGTTATTTGAAAGACGGCTGGAAGGTGTTAAGCGTATAG
- a CDS encoding flavodoxin family protein: MKVLAINGSARKDGNTAAMLRKALAPIEAAGIETELLQLHGKSIHGCIACMQCWEKKDGHCAVKNDMLNEIMDKMVAADGLLIGSPTYFANVTSNIKSIIDRAGMVALANGYALARKVGAAVVAVRRGGAIHVFNSINHFYFINQVVVPGSSYWNLGHGLEPGDVEKDDEGMLTMDNLGKNMAWVLQKLHG, encoded by the coding sequence ATGAAAGTCCTGGCCATAAACGGCAGCGCGCGAAAGGACGGCAACACCGCCGCCATGCTGCGAAAAGCCCTGGCCCCCATCGAGGCCGCCGGCATCGAAACGGAACTGCTCCAGTTGCACGGGAAGTCCATCCACGGCTGCATCGCCTGCATGCAGTGCTGGGAGAAAAAGGACGGCCACTGCGCGGTCAAAAACGACATGTTAAACGAGATCATGGACAAGATGGTGGCCGCCGACGGCCTGCTCATCGGCTCGCCCACCTACTTCGCCAACGTGACCTCCAACATCAAGTCCATCATCGACCGGGCCGGCATGGTCGCCCTGGCCAACGGCTACGCCCTGGCCCGCAAGGTCGGCGCGGCCGTGGTCGCCGTGCGGCGCGGCGGGGCCATCCACGTCTTCAATTCCATCAACCACTTCTACTTCATCAACCAGGTGGTGGTGCCCGGTTCGAGCTACTGGAACCTCGGCCATGGCCTGGAGCCCGGCGATGTGGAAAAGGACGACGAAGGCATGCTGACCATGGACAACCTGGGCAAGAACATGGCCTGGGTGCTGCAAAAGCTCCACGGCTGA
- a CDS encoding flavin reductase family protein has translation MDKVRLDPEVFPPMPVTLVGAMAQGRANFMAAAWVTRVGHKPPLIGVSINRRQLTGQAIRETGAFSLCLPGPELVELTDYCGLVSGRNVDKSALFDVFFGETAGAPMIRQCPLCLEMTLAQIVELPQHAFFIGEIVAGWADGEALTNGEPDVEKYKPLLLTMPDNRYWTLGDSPADAWSVGKKRKKGDTA, from the coding sequence ATGGACAAGGTCCGCCTCGATCCGGAAGTCTTCCCGCCCATGCCCGTGACCCTGGTCGGGGCCATGGCGCAGGGGCGGGCCAACTTCATGGCCGCCGCCTGGGTGACGCGGGTGGGGCACAAGCCGCCCTTGATCGGCGTGTCCATCAACCGCCGCCAGCTGACGGGCCAGGCCATCCGGGAGACGGGCGCCTTTTCCCTGTGCCTGCCCGGCCCGGAGCTGGTGGAGCTGACCGACTATTGCGGCCTGGTTTCCGGGCGCAACGTGGACAAGTCGGCGCTGTTCGACGTCTTTTTCGGCGAGACCGCGGGCGCGCCCATGATCCGGCAGTGTCCGCTGTGCCTGGAAATGACCCTGGCCCAGATCGTGGAACTGCCCCAGCACGCCTTTTTCATCGGCGAGATCGTCGCCGGCTGGGCCGACGGGGAAGCGCTCACCAACGGCGAGCCGGACGTGGAAAAATACAAACCGCTTTTGCTCACCATGCCCGACAACCGCTACTGGACCCTGGGCGACAGCCCGGCCGACGCCTGGAGCGTGGGCAAGAAACGCAAAAAGGGAGACACCGCATGA
- a CDS encoding flavin reductase family protein produces the protein MAKVSLGPKTLALPTPAWLIGTYGPDGKPNLMTAAWGGICCSKPVCVTVSLQKPRHSYAAIMERKAYTVNIASAGDVAKVDYCGITSGRDHDKFAACGLTAVKSALVDAPYVEQCPLVLECKVVHIQDLGMHTMFVGEVLDVKVDEACLKDGKPDPVAISPILYAPEDRHYYGIGPDLGLGFSIGKELK, from the coding sequence ATGGCGAAAGTTTCCCTTGGCCCCAAGACCCTGGCCCTGCCCACCCCGGCCTGGCTCATCGGCACCTATGGCCCGGACGGCAAGCCCAACCTCATGACGGCCGCCTGGGGCGGCATCTGCTGTTCCAAGCCGGTGTGCGTGACCGTGTCCCTGCAAAAACCCCGGCACTCCTACGCCGCCATCATGGAGCGCAAGGCCTATACCGTGAACATCGCCTCGGCCGGGGACGTGGCCAAGGTGGACTACTGCGGCATCACCTCGGGCCGCGACCACGACAAGTTCGCGGCCTGCGGGCTGACGGCCGTGAAAAGCGCGCTCGTGGACGCGCCCTACGTGGAGCAGTGCCCGCTGGTGCTCGAATGCAAGGTGGTCCACATCCAGGACCTCGGCATGCACACCATGTTCGTGGGCGAGGTCCTGGACGTGAAGGTGGATGAAGCCTGCCTGAAGGACGGCAAGCCCGATCCCGTGGCCATAAGCCCCATCCTCTACGCCCCCGAGGACCGGCACTACTACGGCATCGGCCCGGATCTGGGGCTGGGGTTCTCCATCGGCAAGGAGCTCAAGTAA
- a CDS encoding flavin reductase family protein yields the protein MHHDIGARCALYPMPATIVGAVVDGRPNFLAIAHVGILNNAPPQYLTVSLKKFRHTAKGIRQSGSFSICLPRASMAVVTDYVGIVSGRDVDKSGVFDVFYGRLGNAPLIRECPVNMELKLHDVLDLPAHEVFVGELVASHVDEGCLREGKVDLEKVRPLLFDYSSGWYFSLGEPVAPCWRVGRDHPAYQAAKGVK from the coding sequence ATGCACCACGATATCGGCGCGCGCTGCGCCCTCTACCCCATGCCCGCGACCATCGTCGGGGCCGTGGTCGACGGCCGGCCCAACTTCCTGGCCATCGCCCACGTCGGTATCCTCAACAACGCCCCGCCCCAGTACCTGACCGTGAGCCTCAAGAAGTTCCGGCACACGGCCAAGGGCATCCGGCAGTCCGGGAGCTTCTCCATCTGCCTGCCGCGCGCGTCCATGGCCGTTGTCACCGACTACGTGGGCATCGTCTCCGGCCGGGACGTGGACAAGTCGGGCGTCTTCGACGTCTTTTACGGACGCCTGGGCAACGCGCCCCTGATCCGGGAGTGCCCGGTCAACATGGAGCTCAAGCTCCACGACGTCCTGGACCTGCCGGCCCACGAGGTGTTCGTGGGCGAACTCGTGGCCAGCCACGTGGACGAGGGCTGCCTGCGCGAGGGCAAGGTCGATCTGGAAAAGGTCCGGCCGCTGCTGTTCGATTATTCCAGCGGCTGGTATTTCTCGCTCGGCGAACCCGTGGCCCCCTGCTGGCGGGTCGGACGGGACCATCCGGCCTATCAGGCCGCCAAAGGAGTGAAGTGA
- a CDS encoding nitroreductase family protein → MDLLEAIHTRRSIRAFTNEPVSEADLDVVLRAAMTAPSAGNAQPWHFVVVTDRAILDAIPAIHAHAAMVRQAPMAIAVAAELAQEKYPGFGYWTLDCSAAVQNLLLAARGLGLGTVWCGIYPRPERMEGLGRLLSLPEGVKAHALVVIGHPAQEFKRVDRFKPERIHRDTW, encoded by the coding sequence ATGGATCTTCTGGAAGCCATCCACACCCGGCGCAGCATCCGCGCCTTCACCAACGAGCCGGTGTCCGAGGCCGACCTCGACGTCGTGCTGCGGGCGGCCATGACCGCGCCGAGCGCCGGCAACGCCCAACCCTGGCATTTCGTGGTCGTGACCGACCGGGCGATCCTCGACGCCATCCCGGCCATCCATGCCCACGCGGCCATGGTCCGCCAGGCGCCCATGGCCATCGCCGTGGCGGCGGAGCTGGCCCAGGAAAAGTACCCGGGCTTCGGCTACTGGACCCTCGACTGCTCGGCGGCGGTGCAAAACCTGCTGCTGGCCGCCCGGGGGCTGGGACTGGGCACGGTCTGGTGCGGCATCTACCCCCGGCCCGAACGCATGGAAGGCCTGGGCAGGCTGCTGTCCCTGCCCGAAGGCGTCAAGGCCCACGCCCTGGTGGTCATCGGCCACCCGGCCCAGGAATTCAAGCGCGTCGACCGCTTCAAGCCCGAGCGCATCCACCGCGACACCTGGTAG
- a CDS encoding helix-turn-helix domain-containing protein: MSTPGIPCGRRRCRGKEYSCSMELSLAVIGGKWKPLILWHLRDVVTLRFSALRRTMPSITQKMLTQQLRELESDGLITRTVYAEVPPRVEYGLTESGRDIIPILEALCRFGRQFEARFGVEDADAPAGRPAQAGESPEIEDEEAAPGRWVAR, translated from the coding sequence ATGAGTACACCAGGGATACCGTGCGGTCGCAGACGGTGTCGCGGCAAGGAATATTCGTGCAGCATGGAACTGTCGCTGGCCGTGATCGGCGGCAAGTGGAAGCCGCTGATCCTGTGGCATTTGCGCGACGTGGTCACCTTGCGCTTTTCGGCCCTGCGCCGGACCATGCCGAGCATCACCCAGAAGATGCTGACCCAGCAGTTGCGGGAACTCGAATCCGACGGGCTGATCACGCGTACGGTCTATGCCGAGGTGCCGCCGCGCGTGGAGTACGGGCTGACCGAATCGGGCCGGGACATCATCCCCATCCTGGAGGCCCTGTGCCGCTTCGGCCGGCAGTTCGAGGCCCGTTTCGGGGTGGAGGACGCCGACGCGCCGGCCGGCCGGCCGGCGCAGGCGGGGGAAAGCCCCGAAATCGAGGACGAGGAGGCGGCGCCCGGCCGGTGGGTGGCGCGCTAG